A window of Methylobacterium bullatum genomic DNA:
CGGTCCGGCAAGTGCCGTCGCGCGGACGTCGGGTCGTCTCAGGCGAGCCGGCGCTTGCGCTCCACGAGCTGCATGATGATCGGGGTCAGGATGAGCTGCATCGCGATGTCGAGCTTGCCGCCCGGAATTACGATGGAATTGGCACGGCTCATGAAGGAGCCCTGGATCATCGAAATCAGGTAGGAAAAGTCGATGCCCTTCGGGTCCTTGAAGCGGATCACCACCATCGATTCGTCGGCGGTGGGAATCCAGCGGGCGATGAAGGGGTTGGAGGTGTCCACCGTGGGCACGCGCTGGAAGTTGATGTCCGTCCAGGTGAATTGCGGGCAGATCGTCTGCACGTAATCCGGCATGCGCCGCAGGATCACGTCGGTGACGGCCTCGGTGGAATAGCCGCGGAACGAGCGGTCCCGATGCAGCTTCTGGATCCATTCGAGGTTGATCACCGGCACGACGCCGATCTTGAGGTCGGCGTAGCGGGCCATGTCGACGTTGTCGTCGACGACGCAGCCATGAAGGCCTTCGTAGAACAGCAGGTCTGAGCCCGGCGGGAAATCCTCCCAGGGCGTGAAGGTGCCCGGCTCGGCGCCATAGGCCTGCGCGTCGGCCACGTCGTGGACGTAGTGGCGCGTACGTCCGCGGCCGGATTCGCCGTAGCTGCGAAACACCTCCTCCAGTTCCAGGAGCAGATTGGCGCGGGGCGCGAAGTGGCTGAGGGTCGGCTCCTCGGCCATGGCCTTGCGCATGGCGTTGCGATCGAGGGCGTGGAACGCGTCCCCCTCAATGTAGACCGCGCTCACGTCCTCGCGGCGAAAGATTTGCTCGAACGTGTTGCGCACGGAGGTCGTGCCGGCGCCCGACGATCCGGTGACCGAGATGATGGGATGACGCGCCGACATGAACGATACCCGACCGGTTCCAGCCTG
This region includes:
- the prkA gene encoding Phosphoribulokinase 1, whose amino-acid sequence is MSARHPIISVTGSSGAGTTSVRNTFEQIFRREDVSAVYIEGDAFHALDRNAMRKAMAEEPTLSHFAPRANLLLELEEVFRSYGESGRGRTRHYVHDVADAQAYGAEPGTFTPWEDFPPGSDLLFYEGLHGCVVDDNVDMARYADLKIGVVPVINLEWIQKLHRDRSFRGYSTEAVTDVILRRMPDYVQTICPQFTWTDINFQRVPTVDTSNPFIARWIPTADESMVVIRFKDPKGIDFSYLISMIQGSFMSRANSIVIPGGKLDIAMQLILTPIIMQLVERKRRLA